Below is a genomic region from Tepidiforma bonchosmolovskayae.
GCAGTTCGGTGTCGAGCCGGGGTGGGAGATCCGCTACAAGGAGGTCCCGCTGCGGGACGAGAACGGGAAGCCGATCGTGGGGCCGGACGGGCGGCCAAAGACCGAGCGGGTCGAGGTTTCGCGGACGCGTGTGCGGGTGAACAAAATCACGGCCCTGCAGAACGACCTCGCGCTGGCGCTGGCGGCGCCGAGCCTGCGGATTGAGGCCCCGGTTCCCGGGCGGGCGATCGTCGGGATTGAGGTGCCGAACGACAGCGCGACCGTGGTCACGCTGCGTTCGGTGATGGAGACGAAAGAATTTGCAGAGGTGGCGCGGAAGTCGAAGCTGGCGATTGCGCTGGGGAAGGGAGTCGCGGGGGCGCCGGTGGTGGCCGACCTCGCGACGATGCCGCATCTGCTGATCGCCGGGGCCACGGGCTCGGGCAAAAGCGTCTGCATGAACGCGATCATCGCCTGCATCATGATGAACGCGACGCCGGATGATGTGCGGTTCGTGATGGTGGACCCGAAGCGGGTGGAGCTGGTGGGGTACTCCGGCATCCCGCACATGGCCTTCAGCGAAGTGATCGTGGACATGGACAAGGTGGTGGGCGTGCTGCAGGCGGTGGTCGGGGAGATGGAGGCGCGGTACAAGAAGTTCGCTGAGCTGGGCGTGCGGAACATCGAGGGGTACAACAAGCACCCCCGGACGCTGAAGAAGCTGCCGTACTGGGTGGTCATCATCGATGAGCTGGCCGACCTGATGATGGCCGCACCCTTCGAGGTCGAGAAGCTCATTTGCCGGCTTGCCCAGCTCGCGCGGGCAACGGGCATCCACCTGATCGTGGCGACGCAGCGGCCGTCGGTGGACGTCGTCACCGGGCTGATCAAGGCGAACTTCCCGACGCGCATCGCGTTTGCGGTGACCTCGCAGACCGATTCGCGGACCATCCTCGACATGGGCGGGGCGGAGAAGCTGCTGGGGCGGGGCGACATGCTCTACCTCCCGCGCGATGCCGGGAAGCCGATCCGGATCCAGGGTGTGTACCTCTCCGACGCGGAGGTCGAGCGGCTGGTGACGTTCTGGAAGGACGACCGCTTCCGGTCGCTGGCGCCGGAAACGGCGGATGCGCTGCTGGAGGAGGCGCTCGCGGCCCAGAACGGCGGCGACGCAAACATCGAGGTCGAGGAGGACGACCCGGTGGTCATCCAGGCGCGGGCCCTTGCGCAGAAGCACCAGCGCGTTTCGCCGGCACTGCTGCAGCGGCGCCTGCGCATCGGCTACCTGAAGGCATCCAGGGTCCTCGAGATTCTCGAGGCGGAGGGCGTCGTCGGGCCGCGCGAGGAGGGCGATTCCCGCCGGGTGCTGGCGCGGGCGGGCGCGGATGATGATGCCTGATAGACTGGAGCGAGCGTGAAGGGGATTCGGAGCATCCTGCGCCGGGGAGAAGAGCATCCGGAGGCCGCGGGGCAGCGGCAGCCGGAGCGGTGCCTCGCGTGCGGCGCGCTGCTGGAAGGCTCGCGGCTGTACGAGCGGTTCCGGGTGTGCCACGCC
It encodes:
- a CDS encoding DNA translocase FtsK — translated: MWVAFFDGAAALERARDALLRTLGFGIAVLAGWALYGAVATWRGWYLDRRLLARRTAGVASLGLFAWGLLGLNEARWAVGTVDFSEVSLGGRFGQALVAGLLGKAAWVSLFVIAAVLLAPGPSRWVAVHVPLWLQEAWERRLPHRAAAAVGRWIAFIFRRPEREEEIVIGAGEFVPAQAAGPPLEAPPVVFRPRIEPGAPASTVGTGAAAAFTAVPAEAPAPPEPEPEAEELPSAFAQDAAGGPAEPEPEEAEQLGLPLETRSGWHLPAMELLNPPQPSASRRHDNAARAQLIVDTLASFGVDATVVEINEGPTVTQFGVEPGWEIRYKEVPLRDENGKPIVGPDGRPKTERVEVSRTRVRVNKITALQNDLALALAAPSLRIEAPVPGRAIVGIEVPNDSATVVTLRSVMETKEFAEVARKSKLAIALGKGVAGAPVVADLATMPHLLIAGATGSGKSVCMNAIIACIMMNATPDDVRFVMVDPKRVELVGYSGIPHMAFSEVIVDMDKVVGVLQAVVGEMEARYKKFAELGVRNIEGYNKHPRTLKKLPYWVVIIDELADLMMAAPFEVEKLICRLAQLARATGIHLIVATQRPSVDVVTGLIKANFPTRIAFAVTSQTDSRTILDMGGAEKLLGRGDMLYLPRDAGKPIRIQGVYLSDAEVERLVTFWKDDRFRSLAPETADALLEEALAAQNGGDANIEVEEDDPVVIQARALAQKHQRVSPALLQRRLRIGYLKASRVLEILEAEGVVGPREEGDSRRVLARAGADDDA